From a single Georhizobium profundi genomic region:
- a CDS encoding toll/interleukin-1 receptor domain-containing protein encodes MTKLFFSYSHADEGFRDTLEKHLSALKHEGLIDTWHDRRIPAGDEIDSAIDVNLEQADVILLLVSADFIASRYCFDIEMARALERHGEGTARVIPVILRHCDWKTMPFAKLLAAPTDGKPIKAWADIDEAYTDVAGHIRRAIAVVKPHSQTSAVQKPGAGPGTIGSRHHEQQAQSVPIMRSSNLRVRKTFTDADQEHFLVDCFAFMNRFFENSLQELTERNPGIEGRYRQIDANRFTGVIYADGKAVSRCKIVLGGMFGNGISYSQSENASDNSINENLSVQHDDQNLYLTPMMGIRFLGGERDMKLSAEGASEFYWSMLIKPLQ; translated from the coding sequence ATGACGAAGCTTTTTTTCTCGTATTCCCACGCGGATGAAGGTTTTCGAGACACCCTCGAAAAGCACCTATCAGCGTTAAAGCATGAAGGGTTGATTGACACCTGGCACGACAGGCGCATTCCAGCAGGCGACGAAATCGACTCTGCGATTGATGTCAATCTTGAACAGGCAGATGTCATCTTGCTTCTGGTCAGCGCCGATTTCATTGCTTCGCGCTACTGCTTCGATATCGAAATGGCCCGCGCACTCGAACGCCACGGGGAAGGGACGGCACGCGTCATTCCGGTGATCCTCCGCCATTGCGACTGGAAAACAATGCCTTTCGCAAAACTGTTAGCGGCACCGACTGACGGCAAGCCGATAAAGGCTTGGGCGGATATTGACGAAGCTTACACGGATGTCGCTGGGCACATACGCCGTGCGATCGCGGTGGTGAAGCCCCATAGTCAAACGAGCGCAGTCCAAAAACCTGGGGCAGGCCCGGGTACCATCGGATCACGTCACCACGAACAGCAAGCTCAATCTGTACCGATCATGCGCTCCAGTAATTTACGTGTACGCAAAACCTTCACGGATGCCGATCAAGAGCATTTTCTTGTCGACTGCTTCGCGTTCATGAACCGCTTTTTCGAGAATTCACTGCAGGAACTGACCGAGCGCAACCCCGGCATTGAGGGGCGCTACCGACAAATCGACGCAAACCGTTTCACCGGGGTCATCTATGCTGATGGAAAAGCGGTCTCGCGGTGCAAGATCGTCTTGGGCGGCATGTTTGGCAACGGTATCAGCTATTCGCAGAGTGAAAACGCATCGGACAACAGCATCAATGAAAATCTCTCCGTCCAGCACGACGATCAGAACCTCTACTTGACGCCCATGATGGGCATTCGCTTTCTAGGTGGCGAGCGGGATATGAAGCTGTCAGCCGAAGGCGCTTCTGAGTTCTATTGGTCTATGCTGATCAAGCCGCTTCAGTGA
- a CDS encoding conjugal transfer protein TraD, producing MRTWAVERRRRTRHLIELGGLVVKAGVVELTNDDRAMIYGALIWMAETLRSEDGEGARELWAGKGEEGFGNDG from the coding sequence ATGCGGACCTGGGCAGTCGAGCGTCGCAGGCGCACGCGGCACCTGATCGAACTCGGTGGTCTCGTCGTCAAAGCGGGCGTCGTCGAGCTCACCAATGACGATCGCGCAATGATCTACGGAGCGCTCATCTGGATGGCGGAGACGCTCAGGAGTGAGGATGGCGAAGGGGCGCGGGAGCTTTGGGCCGGAAAGGGAGAGGAGGGATTTGGCAATGATGGTTGA
- a CDS encoding Eco57I restriction-modification methylase domain-containing protein, with amino-acid sequence MALAGVEERGAIFTRREVVDFILDLSGYTSDKPLASMRLLEPSFGDGDFLLPAIERLLVAWKRDGSEVSLADSVRAVELHKGSFMRTRQRVHAMLAEAGLSDDEAIAIVDSWFVYGDFLLAKLPGSFDIVIGNPPYVRQELIPDILMAEYRARYTTIYDRADIYIPFIERSLSLLKPQGRLGFICADRWMKNRYGGPLRKFVSEDFHLSVYVDMVDTPAFHSDVIAYPAITIITRKQPGATRIAARPDITAEHLASLTTQLLSTEKPAIGSSVRETTSIVKGSEPWILHGADSLALVRRLEERLPTLEEAGCKVGIGVATGADKAFIGKFDDLDVEDDRKLPLVMTRDILGGQVAWRGYGVINPFADSGRLVDLARYPKLRVYLEARKDQIAGRHVAQKAPTNWYRTIDRIYPEIAAKPKLLIPDIKGEAHIVYENDGLYPHHNLYFITSDSWDVRAMQAILMSGIARLFVSTYSTKMRGGYLRFQAQYLRRIRIPHWQSLGEVMQQQLIAAAQNGNRAACNELVFRIYGLTSEEIASLEGTD; translated from the coding sequence ATGGCTCTTGCCGGTGTGGAGGAGCGCGGTGCGATCTTTACACGGCGTGAGGTTGTGGATTTCATCCTCGATCTCTCCGGCTATACGAGCGACAAGCCACTCGCCTCTATGCGCTTGCTTGAGCCTTCATTCGGAGATGGGGACTTCCTCCTGCCCGCCATCGAGCGGCTGCTTGTCGCTTGGAAACGGGACGGCTCCGAAGTTTCTTTGGCCGATTCCGTGCGGGCGGTTGAGCTGCATAAAGGCAGCTTCATGCGCACACGTCAGCGCGTTCACGCCATGCTGGCTGAAGCCGGCTTGTCAGACGATGAGGCGATCGCCATCGTTGACAGCTGGTTTGTCTATGGTGACTTTCTTCTCGCCAAACTGCCGGGCAGCTTTGACATTGTAATCGGCAATCCGCCTTATGTCCGTCAGGAGCTGATCCCTGATATTCTGATGGCGGAATACCGAGCGCGCTACACAACGATTTACGACCGTGCAGACATCTATATCCCTTTCATTGAGCGCTCTTTGTCGCTCCTTAAACCGCAAGGCCGGCTCGGCTTTATCTGTGCCGACCGTTGGATGAAAAACCGCTATGGCGGGCCGCTCCGTAAGTTCGTTTCCGAGGATTTTCATCTTAGCGTCTATGTCGACATGGTCGATACGCCGGCCTTTCATTCGGATGTGATCGCCTATCCGGCAATCACCATCATCACCCGCAAGCAACCGGGTGCGACACGCATTGCAGCGCGTCCCGATATCACCGCCGAGCATCTGGCCAGCCTGACAACCCAGCTTCTTTCCACCGAGAAACCTGCTATCGGCTCATCCGTTCGCGAAACCACATCTATCGTCAAAGGCAGCGAGCCCTGGATATTACATGGGGCTGACAGCCTCGCGCTGGTTCGTCGCCTTGAAGAGCGCCTGCCCACGCTCGAAGAGGCAGGATGTAAGGTCGGGATCGGCGTTGCGACCGGTGCTGATAAGGCCTTCATCGGCAAGTTCGACGATCTCGATGTCGAGGATGATCGCAAACTGCCACTCGTTATGACACGCGATATTCTTGGGGGGCAGGTGGCTTGGCGGGGATATGGCGTCATCAACCCATTCGCCGATAGCGGCAGACTGGTCGATCTCGCTCGATATCCAAAACTGCGAGTCTATCTTGAAGCCCGCAAAGACCAGATCGCCGGCCGGCATGTTGCGCAGAAAGCGCCTACTAACTGGTATCGGACGATCGATCGGATTTATCCAGAGATAGCCGCCAAACCGAAGCTACTCATTCCCGATATCAAGGGCGAAGCCCATATCGTCTATGAGAATGACGGGCTCTATCCGCACCACAATCTCTATTTCATCACCTCTGATAGCTGGGATGTCAGAGCGATGCAGGCGATCCTGATGTCGGGGATCGCCCGCCTTTTTGTCTCAACCTATTCGACCAAGATGCGTGGCGGCTATCTGCGCTTCCAGGCGCAGTATCTTCGTCGCATTCGCATTCCCCACTGGCAAAGTCTTGGGGAAGTAATGCAGCAGCAGCTCATCGCAGCGGCCCAAAACGGCAATCGCGCGGCCTGCAACGAACTGGTCTTTAGAATCTACGGCTTAACGAGTGAGGAGATCGCATCTCTAGAAGGAACTGACTGA
- a CDS encoding ArdC family protein, whose translation MSHASKFDVHQEITNRIVDALEHAGDFQLPWINRTAGSFARPINTLSGNSYNGVNVISLWVSAIAQEFPSNVWGTYRQWQTKGCQVRKGEKASLIVFYKPFTVELDQTADDGDNGERVIARASWVFNAAQTEGYEAPHNLTESDGPAESDAPVFDPIFRAEAFAAATGARIEERGERACYIPSQDIIRIPERTRFTGSETSSPAEAFYSTLCHELTHWSGASSRLDRDLSGRFGSEAYAMEELVAELSAAFLCGDLGITLEPRADHACYIKNWLSVLKNDRKAIFTAASKASDAAQWLLAHEQSVSSRDAA comes from the coding sequence ATGTCACATGCATCTAAATTCGATGTCCATCAGGAGATCACCAACCGCATCGTTGATGCCCTTGAACATGCCGGCGACTTCCAGCTTCCCTGGATCAACCGCACCGCTGGGAGCTTCGCCAGACCGATCAACACCCTTTCCGGCAATTCCTACAATGGCGTGAACGTCATCTCGCTCTGGGTTTCGGCGATAGCGCAAGAGTTTCCATCAAACGTCTGGGGCACCTATCGCCAATGGCAGACGAAGGGCTGCCAAGTTCGCAAGGGCGAAAAAGCCTCGCTGATCGTCTTCTACAAGCCCTTTACCGTCGAGTTGGACCAGACTGCCGATGATGGCGATAACGGCGAACGTGTCATCGCTCGCGCCAGCTGGGTCTTTAACGCCGCTCAGACTGAAGGATATGAGGCTCCGCATAATCTGACAGAAAGCGATGGTCCGGCAGAAAGCGATGCTCCGGTCTTCGATCCCATCTTCCGCGCCGAAGCTTTCGCAGCAGCGACCGGCGCCCGCATCGAAGAGAGAGGGGAGCGTGCCTGCTACATTCCTTCCCAGGATATCATCCGCATACCAGAGCGCACACGCTTCACCGGCAGTGAAACGTCATCACCAGCCGAAGCTTTCTATTCCACCCTCTGCCATGAACTGACCCATTGGAGCGGCGCTTCATCCCGACTTGACCGCGATCTGTCGGGTCGCTTTGGTAGTGAAGCCTATGCCATGGAAGAGCTGGTTGCCGAACTCAGTGCCGCCTTTCTCTGCGGTGATTTGGGCATCACGCTTGAACCGCGCGCAGACCATGCTTGCTACATCAAGAACTGGCTCTCCGTTCTCAAAAACGACCGGAAGGCAATCTTTACTGCCGCCTCTAAAGCGTCAGATGCCGCCCAGTGGCTGCTTGCCCATGAGCAGTCTGTTTCTTCCCGAGATGCGGCATAA
- a CDS encoding PaeR7I family type II restriction endonuclease, which produces MGKPDQGERAGVTAGKNMDGFEALIFDLIEANGLGHAEIHRTVSVLTLPGYFRPTKRWDLIITLEKRLIAAIELKSQVGPSFGNNFNNRTEEAIGTAHDFWTAYREGAFGDHPKPFIGWMMMVEDAPESRRPVTDRSPHFQVFSEFKQASYLKRYEVLCRRLVQEQLYSEAALIASPRTSVSDGAFESLSELTSLKTFITSFAGHIAVEAARG; this is translated from the coding sequence ATCGGCAAGCCCGATCAGGGTGAGCGAGCCGGCGTTACAGCCGGCAAGAATATGGACGGCTTTGAAGCGCTGATCTTCGATTTGATCGAAGCTAATGGTCTCGGCCATGCCGAAATCCATCGCACCGTGTCAGTTCTGACATTGCCGGGCTATTTCCGTCCCACCAAACGATGGGATCTGATCATCACGCTGGAAAAGCGGCTGATTGCAGCCATCGAGTTGAAGAGCCAGGTCGGACCGTCATTCGGCAATAACTTCAACAATCGGACCGAGGAAGCGATCGGCACCGCTCACGACTTTTGGACAGCCTATCGCGAAGGAGCGTTCGGAGATCATCCCAAGCCGTTCATCGGCTGGATGATGATGGTGGAAGATGCGCCGGAATCCCGCCGCCCCGTCACCGACCGATCACCGCATTTCCAGGTGTTCAGTGAGTTCAAGCAGGCATCCTATCTGAAGCGCTATGAAGTTCTATGTCGCCGGCTGGTGCAGGAGCAGCTTTATTCTGAAGCCGCGCTTATCGCTTCGCCGAGAACGTCAGTCAGCGATGGCGCCTTTGAAAGCCTATCAGAGCTGACAAGCCTGAAAACATTCATAACGTCGTTTGCTGGTCACATCGCGGTAGAGGCAGCCCGAGGATAA
- a CDS encoding conjugal transfer protein TraD, with protein MRKPRDYDAELKALEDKAKELKARKVQQLGELVIATGADAFTPEELAGALIVIAETKDTARREAWSKRGSAFFHSRSRRSAPSADRDSGSTTDRDTGSAQTHPGGAQPAPGSAGAA; from the coding sequence ATGCGCAAGCCACGGGACTATGATGCGGAGCTGAAGGCGCTGGAGGACAAGGCGAAAGAGCTCAAAGCCCGCAAGGTGCAGCAGCTCGGTGAACTGGTCATCGCAACCGGAGCCGATGCGTTCACACCGGAAGAACTGGCCGGCGCGTTGATCGTGATCGCCGAGACCAAAGACACCGCTAGGCGGGAGGCGTGGAGCAAGCGCGGTTCTGCCTTCTTTCACAGCCGCTCACGGCGATCTGCACCATCAGCCGATCGCGACTCTGGCAGCACAACTGACCGCGACACTGGCAGCGCTCAGACGCACCCGGGTGGCGCGCAACCGGCACCAGGCAGCGCGGGCGCGGCATGA
- the traA gene encoding Ti-type conjugative transfer relaxase TraA yields MAIYHLHVKVIGRKSGASAVASAAYRSGSRLRDHRIERSHDFTAKRGVIHSEVMLPDGAPEHWSDRERLWNDVEAFEVRKDAQLAREVEFAIPREMTESQGIALARDFVQSEFVDRGMVADLNLHWDIGEDGMPKPHAHVMLTMRSVERSVERLVGQSADVDEERTPFGPKVREWNRTEMVERWRVRWAELANERLAELDIDARIDHRSLEAQGIALEPQSQIGAPAQRLEARCAEARGIEQASEPGIKLASDVADRAELHREIARNNGERIIADPSLALDAITHQQSTFTRRDMAKFAHRHSDGIDQFNDVMGAIANAPDLVELGTDRRGVDRFTTRQMIETEQRLHLAADRMAEESRHLVSDKVRLDALARAEQRGLSLSNEQADALSHVTDARSLGIVVGHAGTGKSAMLGVARDAWQASGFEVRGVALSGIAAENLQSGSGIASRTIASMEHGWGEGRGMLSPRDVLVIDEAGMVGTRQLERVLSHAVDAGAKVVLVGDPQQLQSIEAGAAFRSLHERHGGVEIGTVRRQREDWQRDATRDLATGKIDAAISTYDRHGMVHGADSRLAARASLIERWDEDRQAEPDRSRIILTHTNDEVRALNESARARMRDAGDLGEDVRITVDRGARDFASGDRVMFLQNERGLGGDGVGVKNGTLGTIEDVSTRSMTVRTDDGRSIAFDLKDYDRIDHGYAATIHKAQGMTVDRTHVLATPGLDAHGSYVALSRHRDGMELHYGRDDFATQDKLIRTLSRDRAKDMASDYMQIDPAMDPARDYAERRGIAFRQRVIEIVRRVVPETIREAIRERIDGLIEGLRLPDTGVHGDQIRQQLERGTERAAATGQVPEMPAPVLADPQTQHDSAEDVEEALRRARTQALIRHARAIDAILTTGDADGNGSPEQMCELNDARKSFEDVRPYGWRDAEAGYVKNPEFVSEAARGNVNRAVRALQLETEIRTGPQRRADLFVERWQKLHKTSQRQYQDGDISAYKATRSAMADMAKGLERDPQMESLLANRKAALGIEIESGRRLGVELAFNHGIGLGRGRGLELQ; encoded by the coding sequence ATGGCGATCTATCACCTCCATGTCAAAGTCATTGGCCGGAAGTCCGGCGCAAGCGCGGTGGCATCTGCCGCCTACCGCTCAGGCTCTCGTCTGCGTGATCACCGGATCGAGCGCAGCCATGACTTCACCGCCAAGCGCGGCGTCATCCATTCCGAGGTGATGCTACCCGATGGGGCGCCTGAGCATTGGTCCGATCGCGAACGGCTCTGGAACGACGTCGAAGCCTTCGAAGTCAGGAAGGACGCCCAGCTTGCCCGCGAGGTGGAGTTCGCCATTCCGAGAGAGATGACAGAGAGCCAGGGCATCGCGCTTGCCCGTGACTTCGTCCAGTCAGAGTTCGTCGATCGCGGCATGGTCGCCGATCTCAATCTGCACTGGGACATCGGCGAGGACGGCATGCCCAAACCCCATGCCCATGTGATGCTTACAATGCGGTCCGTGGAGAGATCGGTTGAGCGGCTAGTGGGGCAATCGGCTGACGTGGACGAAGAGAGAACCCCCTTCGGTCCAAAGGTGCGAGAATGGAACCGCACCGAGATGGTCGAGCGCTGGCGCGTACGCTGGGCTGAGCTTGCCAATGAGCGTCTGGCGGAGCTCGACATCGATGCCCGGATCGATCACCGCAGCCTGGAAGCACAGGGCATCGCACTGGAGCCGCAGAGCCAGATCGGTGCACCGGCACAACGTCTAGAGGCACGATGTGCTGAGGCACGAGGTATCGAGCAGGCAAGCGAACCGGGTATCAAGCTCGCTTCCGATGTTGCCGATCGCGCCGAACTGCACCGCGAGATCGCCCGCAACAATGGCGAACGGATCATCGCCGATCCGTCACTTGCCCTGGATGCCATCACCCATCAGCAATCGACGTTTACCCGGCGCGACATGGCGAAGTTCGCCCACCGCCACAGCGACGGCATCGACCAGTTCAACGATGTCATGGGCGCCATCGCCAATGCACCCGATCTGGTCGAACTCGGCACCGACAGACGCGGTGTCGACCGCTTCACCACGCGCCAGATGATCGAGACCGAACAGCGGCTGCATCTGGCTGCCGACCGCATGGCAGAGGAGAGCCGCCATTTGGTGAGCGACAAGGTACGATTGGACGCACTTGCGCGTGCAGAACAGCGCGGCCTGTCGCTTTCGAACGAACAGGCCGACGCACTCAGCCACGTCACCGATGCTCGAAGTCTCGGCATCGTCGTCGGTCATGCCGGGACGGGGAAGAGCGCGATGCTCGGTGTCGCGCGGGACGCCTGGCAGGCATCCGGCTTTGAGGTTCGTGGCGTTGCCCTTTCCGGGATTGCGGCCGAGAACCTTCAGAGCGGATCGGGCATTGCCTCACGCACCATCGCCAGCATGGAACACGGCTGGGGTGAGGGCAGGGGCATGCTCTCACCCCGCGATGTGCTGGTGATCGACGAGGCCGGGATGGTCGGCACGCGCCAGCTGGAGCGCGTGCTCTCTCATGCGGTAGACGCCGGCGCCAAAGTCGTCCTTGTCGGCGATCCTCAGCAGCTGCAGTCAATCGAAGCCGGTGCCGCCTTTCGCTCGCTCCATGAGCGTCACGGCGGCGTCGAGATCGGGACGGTGCGCCGCCAGAGAGAGGACTGGCAGCGTGATGCCACACGCGATCTCGCAACCGGCAAGATCGATGCTGCCATCAGTACCTATGACAGGCACGGCATGGTCCATGGCGCCGACAGCCGCCTTGCGGCGCGCGCCAGTCTGATCGAGCGCTGGGACGAAGACAGACAGGCAGAGCCGGATCGAAGCCGCATCATCCTCACCCACACCAATGACGAGGTGCGGGCGCTGAATGAGAGCGCGCGCGCCAGGATGAGAGACGCCGGCGATCTCGGTGAAGATGTGCGCATCACCGTCGATCGCGGCGCCCGTGACTTTGCCAGTGGAGACCGCGTCATGTTCCTGCAGAACGAACGCGGACTTGGTGGCGATGGTGTGGGCGTGAAGAACGGCACGCTCGGCACCATCGAGGACGTCAGCACCCGCAGCATGACCGTACGCACCGACGATGGCCGATCTATTGCGTTCGATCTCAAGGACTATGACCGCATCGACCATGGCTATGCGGCGACGATCCACAAGGCGCAGGGGATGACGGTGGATCGCACCCATGTGCTGGCAACACCGGGTCTCGATGCTCATGGAAGTTATGTCGCTCTCTCCCGTCACCGCGATGGCATGGAGCTCCATTATGGCCGTGACGACTTCGCAACGCAGGACAAACTCATCCGCACATTGTCGCGCGACCGGGCAAAGGACATGGCGTCCGACTACATGCAGATCGATCCTGCAATGGACCCGGCCAGAGACTATGCCGAGCGGCGCGGCATCGCCTTCCGGCAGCGTGTCATCGAGATCGTGCGCAGGGTCGTGCCGGAGACGATCCGAGAGGCTATCCGTGAGCGGATCGACGGACTGATCGAAGGTCTTCGACTTCCCGACACGGGCGTGCATGGCGATCAAATTCGACAGCAGCTGGAGAGGGGAACTGAACGAGCGGCGGCGACGGGGCAAGTGCCGGAGATGCCGGCACCGGTCTTGGCAGATCCGCAGACGCAGCATGATAGCGCCGAGGACGTGGAAGAAGCACTGCGCAGGGCCCGCACCCAAGCGCTCATTCGTCACGCGCGCGCCATCGACGCGATCCTCACCACCGGCGACGCGGACGGGAACGGTAGTCCTGAACAGATGTGCGAGCTGAACGACGCCCGCAAATCGTTCGAGGACGTACGCCCTTATGGCTGGCGCGATGCGGAAGCCGGCTACGTCAAGAACCCGGAGTTTGTCAGCGAGGCGGCCAGAGGCAACGTTAATCGCGCTGTCCGCGCGCTGCAGCTCGAAACCGAGATCCGCACTGGTCCGCAGCGGCGCGCCGATCTCTTCGTCGAGCGTTGGCAGAAGCTGCACAAGACGAGCCAGCGTCAGTATCAGGACGGGGACATCTCCGCCTACAAGGCGACCCGATCAGCAATGGCAGACATGGCTAAAGGACTTGAGCGTGACCCGCAGATGGAATCGCTGCTTGCCAACCGCAAGGCCGCGCTTGGGATCGAGATCGAGTCAGGTCGCCGGCTTGGGGTTGAGCTTGCGTTCAATCACGGGATTGGGCTGGGACGGGGGCGGGGGTTGGAGCTGCAATGA
- a CDS encoding AAA family ATPase: MFRRIGSIRSFGVFNNFTGGTLPEFAPFNLIYGWNYSGKTTLSRLFRCLEAGALHPDYPNARFDIQHTDGTQHDHGFATPCNVRVFNEDFRKAHLRWDDADGFNPILLLGAENIAKRDELKEKEAKRTQLDDQRRAAATEAKRLDGIISKTETECATQIVRELPNVGRFNKTNLRPIIAAWNGTLPDALSAEEVQAARAKVSAEQKDILPDLAVSADPIYPLWSESLALLNEQIDSSTTIARLLENPDVASWVEEGRHLHEGKSHCEFCEGELRADRKEALNAHFSDAFDNLKGRIAKAIIALNARKMEFSGAAYPRSGFYTDLHDEHAQTGRSLAQARDDLNAAIQSLVDALELKRGNPFDVVRAQGAEPQLDRLVEAAQQFQSLIETSNERTRRFASSRNEAVAVLKNHYTAEAMRRIDRFSLEEEIASQEKIEADAQSALATLDGQITDIQVELSNATKGAEAINDTLHRFFGKADIQVKVRDNDRFMLMRGEEPARNLSEGERTAISFCYFITKLLENGNDLSQTIVYIDDPISSLDAHHLLHVCAFIKNTFYRLNPGAPKPTRHECLAKQLFISTHSHEFFHLMLDWMRKMTDPMYRVYLVERTDANGLTASRLIECPESIQRYRSEYLFLFHQMASYAENPQNDHQIIFNLGNMARRFVEGYAAFKFLEHTNIDSSIDRLITDPIDAERARKFMHFYSHTLTREAGMQFPDMSEAQGIVTLILDAVRAHDPVHYSALEATR; this comes from the coding sequence TTGTTTCGACGGATCGGTAGCATTAGGAGTTTTGGTGTTTTCAATAACTTCACGGGCGGCACCCTTCCAGAATTCGCGCCGTTCAATCTGATCTATGGTTGGAATTACTCCGGCAAAACCACACTGTCGCGGCTGTTCCGCTGTCTTGAAGCCGGTGCGCTCCACCCCGACTATCCGAATGCCCGGTTCGATATTCAGCACACCGATGGCACTCAGCATGATCATGGCTTCGCCACGCCCTGCAATGTCCGCGTCTTTAACGAGGATTTCCGCAAAGCGCATCTTCGCTGGGATGATGCTGATGGCTTCAATCCGATCCTGCTTCTTGGCGCTGAAAACATCGCTAAACGCGATGAGCTGAAGGAAAAGGAAGCGAAGCGCACACAGCTTGACGATCAGCGCAGGGCAGCCGCCACTGAAGCTAAGCGTCTCGATGGCATCATCAGCAAAACCGAAACTGAATGCGCCACCCAGATCGTCAGGGAGCTTCCCAATGTCGGGCGGTTCAACAAGACCAATCTCCGCCCCATCATCGCCGCTTGGAACGGCACATTGCCAGATGCCCTGTCTGCAGAAGAGGTTCAGGCGGCTCGCGCAAAGGTCAGCGCCGAGCAGAAGGATATCTTGCCCGACCTCGCCGTAAGTGCCGATCCCATTTATCCCCTTTGGAGCGAAAGCCTTGCTCTTTTGAATGAGCAAATCGACTCATCGACTACGATCGCAAGGCTTCTTGAAAACCCGGACGTCGCATCCTGGGTTGAAGAAGGCCGTCATCTTCACGAAGGAAAATCCCATTGCGAATTCTGCGAGGGGGAGTTGAGAGCCGATCGCAAAGAGGCACTCAACGCTCACTTTTCCGATGCATTTGATAATCTGAAAGGCCGCATCGCAAAGGCAATAATCGCACTGAATGCCCGCAAAATGGAATTCTCCGGAGCAGCCTATCCTCGATCCGGCTTCTACACCGATCTGCACGATGAACATGCTCAGACCGGTCGTTCGCTTGCACAGGCGAGAGACGATCTCAATGCAGCGATCCAGTCCCTCGTCGATGCTTTGGAACTTAAGCGAGGCAATCCTTTCGACGTCGTGCGCGCGCAAGGTGCTGAGCCGCAGCTTGACCGTCTGGTCGAAGCTGCGCAGCAGTTTCAGTCATTAATCGAGACCAGCAACGAGAGAACCCGTCGCTTTGCGTCATCGCGCAACGAAGCGGTCGCGGTACTGAAAAATCATTACACTGCCGAAGCTATGCGCCGGATTGACCGCTTCAGCCTGGAAGAGGAGATAGCATCTCAGGAAAAGATTGAAGCGGATGCCCAGTCAGCCCTTGCCACTCTTGATGGGCAGATCACCGACATTCAAGTTGAATTGTCGAATGCAACTAAGGGTGCAGAGGCGATTAACGACACATTGCACCGCTTTTTCGGGAAAGCCGATATTCAGGTCAAAGTCAGAGACAATGATCGTTTCATGTTGATGCGGGGCGAAGAGCCAGCCCGCAATCTCAGCGAAGGTGAACGAACGGCGATTTCATTCTGCTACTTCATCACGAAGCTGCTCGAAAACGGGAACGATTTATCGCAAACCATTGTCTATATCGATGACCCGATATCGAGCTTGGATGCGCATCACTTGCTTCATGTATGCGCTTTCATAAAGAACACCTTCTATCGCCTTAATCCGGGAGCGCCAAAACCGACTAGACATGAGTGTCTGGCCAAGCAGCTCTTTATCTCGACGCATAGCCACGAATTTTTCCATCTAATGCTCGACTGGATGCGAAAGATGACTGATCCCATGTATCGGGTCTATCTGGTCGAGCGTACGGACGCGAACGGGCTTACTGCGTCGCGGCTGATCGAATGCCCTGAAAGCATCCAGAGATACCGATCTGAATACCTCTTCCTGTTTCATCAGATGGCCAGCTACGCTGAAAATCCGCAGAACGATCACCAAATCATATTCAATCTAGGCAATATGGCCCGACGGTTTGTCGAAGGTTATGCAGCGTTCAAGTTTCTGGAACATACGAACATTGACAGCAGCATCGACCGTCTGATCACCGATCCGATTGACGCGGAGCGTGCGCGCAAGTTTATGCATTTCTATTCTCATACGCTTACACGAGAAGCGGGCATGCAATTTCCGGACATGAGTGAAGCACAGGGAATCGTCACGCTGATCCTGGATGCCGTTCGGGCTCATGATCCCGTCCATTATAGCGCGCTAGAAGCGACCCGCTGA
- a CDS encoding DUF2188 domain-containing protein gives MSDKGLPKYTLSHDEKKDDWVLKRDGSDRAIKRFETKGEATKGGALSDTLGKVGGSVKIQKIDGEYQEERTYPRSKDPRGSKG, from the coding sequence ATGTCAGATAAGGGCCTGCCCAAATACACACTGTCTCACGACGAAAAGAAGGACGATTGGGTTCTCAAAAGAGATGGTTCAGACCGCGCGATCAAGCGGTTTGAGACGAAGGGCGAGGCGACGAAGGGTGGCGCTTTGTCCGATACGCTCGGCAAAGTTGGCGGCTCCGTCAAAATTCAAAAGATCGACGGAGAATACCAGGAAGAAAGAACCTATCCCCGATCAAAAGACCCTCGCGGATCGAAGGGATAG